Proteins encoded within one genomic window of Paramisgurnus dabryanus chromosome 13, PD_genome_1.1, whole genome shotgun sequence:
- the scap gene encoding sterol regulatory element-binding protein cleavage-activating protein isoform X1, protein MVSSDFAVLLSLDARRCPRPGRTGRPNGHQLTPQPRMTVRERLRQNISAAFYRHGLLCASYPVPIILFTSASILTCCYPLLKLPLPGTGPVEFTTGVRDYSVPSHEPQGDLSECPDWYQGPPVAYIQQVLVKAAVSPWDNSLVPVDVFRSPLGRVFSLLEEIRNHVYTDRSLEALCLQVTDLLPGLRRMQAVLPEHGCLLVSPGNYWQNRRDLFDADPDLLKTVHQHEPKGLHTSATLRDLLFGVPGKQTGVSLYGKKRVVTYTITIALSTYDARFVASLRARLKQLHPSVNCSLREDHMVHVHFKEEIGIAELIPLVTTYIILFAYIYFSTRKIDMVKSKWGLALAAVVTVLSSLLMSVGLCTLFGLTPTLNGGEIFPYLVVVIGLENVLVLTKSVVSTPVDLEVKLRIAQGLSNESWSIMKNMATELGIILIGYFTLVPAIQEFCLFAVVGLVSDFFLQMFFFTTVLSIDIRRMELADLNRRLPAEAGMPPPKPGPLRPRETPPPPRPSPHTITLQAPAFRNLRLPKRLRVVYFLARTRLAQRIIMVGTVIWIGILVYTDPAGLRTFLAAQVSEQSPLGEAGLPPHLGVAPVFPGGDPTSTLSVLPAPEPTPLPENQSQGHRPPYPGAAPESSPQITWGPTDEELWRRLSFRHWPSLFSYYNITLAKRYISILPVIPVTLHLSPQEAIDTRHPEDTHHAPPPSIKTSDLQTDLTLYKVAALGLFAGVVLVLLLFCLYRVLCPRNYGQNGVSHGRRRRGELPCDEYGYSPPISEISPLLLRGHSMDIECLASDGMLLASCCLAGQIRVWDAQTGDCLTVIPNKGLRRSSSSGCWEHRDGWDHISACEADSPMGAEFREVGCGTMGGPDVDIFPIRRRTTPTRPALFGDQPDLTPLIDTNFGGLPPSQSTRSSGFDFGGLVEKAYEEHETSPPLVFPPSPPASQQRRRSLGDQPGPPPELLLQGGGDWDSSVWAMELRGNLIATGRSSGKLELWDAVEGSLKCCNEDGVSGITALAFHNNRIVAARLDGSLDFFTVEINKPLGLLQYRGPPGRGSLPPSPCYSSEDVISCQLTRSVQCAHQKPITVLKAAAGRVVTGSQDHTVRVYRLEDSCCLFTLQGHSGGITAIYIDQTMVLASGGQDGAICVWDVLTGSRVSHVYGHRGDVTSLVCTTSCIISSGLDDLICVWDRSTSIKLYSIQQEVGCGASLGVISESLLVTGGQGCVSFWDLNYGDLLQTVYLGQSSEGQSVRQLLVLDNAAIVCDFGSELSLVYVPSVLEKLD, encoded by the exons TTATCCTTTGCTGAAGCTGCCACTGCCTGGGACCGGCCCGGTGGAGTTCACCACTGGAGTACGAGATTACTCTGTCCCATCCCATGAGCCTCAGGGTGACCTGTCGGAGTGTCCTGATTGG TATCAGGGTCCTCCGGTGGCATACATCCAGCAGGTGTTGGTCAAGGCAGCCGTTTCTCCATGGGACAACAGCCTGGTACCTGTGGATGTCTTCCGCTCTCCACTTGGGCGTGTTTTCAGTCTTTTGGAAGAGATTAGAAACCATGTTTACACCGACAG AAGTTTGGAGGCGCTGTGCTTGCAGGTGACAGACCTGTTGCCGGGGTTACGGCGCATGCAGGCGGTCCTTCCAGAGCACGGCTGCCTGCTGGTATCCCCTGGCAACTATTGGCAGAATCGGCGGGACTTGTTCGATGCTGATCCGGACCTCCTGAAGACCGTGCACCAGCACGAACCCAAAGGCCTTCACACGTCAGCAACTCTGAGAG ACTTGCTCTTTGGCGTCCCTGGAAAGCAGACAGGTGTGAGTCTCTACGGCAAGAAGCGAGTGGTGACATACACCATCACCATTGCACTAAGCACTTATGATGCAAG GTTTGTAGCCAGTCTCCGAGCTCGCCTGAAACAGCTTCATCCTTCGGTGAACTGCAGCCTACGTGAAGATCACATGGTACACGTCCATTTCAAAGAGGAAATTGGCATCGCTGAGCTCATCCCTCTAGTCACCACCTACATCATCCTCTTCGCTTATATCTATTTCTCCACCA gaaaGATCGACATGGTTAAGTCCAAATGGGGCTTGGCCCTGGCCGCCGTGGTCACGGTTCTCAGCTCGCTGCTCATGTCCGTGGGACTCTGCACcttgtttggcttgaccccaaCGCTTAACGGAGG GGAGATCTTCCCCTATCTGGTGGTGGTCATCGGTTTGGAAAACGTCCTGGTCCTCACTAAATCTGTTGTGTCAACTCCTGTCGACCTTGAAGTCAAGCTGCGCATTGCTCAAG GTCTAAGCAATGAGAGCTGGTCCATTATGAAGAACATGGCCACTGAACTAGGCATCATCCTCATTGGATACTTCACATTAGTACCAGCAATTCAG GAGTTCTGTTTGTTTGCTGTGGTCGGTCTGGTCTCTGATTTCTTCCTTCAGATGTTTTTCTTCACCACTGTGCTGTCTATTGACATCCGCCGCATGGAG TTAGCAGATCTAAACCGGCGTCTCCCAGCCGAAGCGGGAATGCCGCCACCCAAACCAGGCCCTTTACGTCCTCGAGAGACGCCACCTCCGCCCCGCCCTTCTCCTCACACGATCACACTTCAGGCTCCAGCTTTCCGGAACCTCCGCCTGCCCAAGAGGCTCAGGGTGGTTTACTTCTTAGCCCGTACTCGCCTTGCACAGCGAATCATCATG GTGGGCACTGTTATCTGGATCGGGATCCTTGTTTACACTGACCCTGCTGGTTTGAGGACTTTTCTTGCTGCCCAGGTGTCAGAGCAGAGCCCTCTTGGGGAGGCGGGACTTCCCCCTCATTTGGGTGTGGCTCCAGTGTTTCCTGGTGGAGATCCAACCAGCACACTGAGCGTGCTTCCTGCCCCCGAACCCACCCCCTTACCCGAGAACCAATCCCAGGGTCACCGCCCACCTTATCCAGGAGCCGCCCCGGAGTCAAGCCCACAGATCACCTGGGGCCCCACTGACGAGGAGCTGTGGAGGCGACTTTCTTTTCGCCACTGGCCTTCGCTTTTTAGCTATTACAATATTACGCTTGCTAAGAG GTACATCAGTATTCTCCCAGTCATCCCTGTTACATTGCATCTCAGCCCACAAGAGGCCATAGACACTCGTCATCCAGAGGATACACACCACGCTCCTCCCCCCAGCATCAAGACCTCTGATTTGCAGACAGACCTCACGCTTTACAA GGTGGCAGCTCTTGGACTTTTCGCTGGTGTTGTATTGGTGCTTCTGCTTTTCTGTCTGTACCGAGTGCTCTGTCCTCGAAACTACGGACAGAACGGTGTATCCCACGGTAGGCGTCGCCGCGGAGAACTTCCCTGCGACGAGTACGGCTACTCGCCGCCGATCAGCGAAATCTCTCCTCTGCTGCTGAGAGGTCACAGCATG GACATTGAGTGTCTGGCCAGTGATGGCATGCTGCTGGCCAGCTGTTGTCTCGCAGGACAGATCCGTGTTTGGGATGCGCAGACGGGGGATTGTCTTACTGTCATCCCTAATAAGGG TCTGCGAAGAAGCAGCAGCAGTGGTTGCTGGGAGCATCGTGATGGCTGGGATCACATTAGCGCTTGTGAGGCAGACAGCCCCATGGGGGCGGAGTTTCGGGAGGTAGGGTGTGGGACTATGGGGGGGCCAGATGTAGATATTTTTCCAATAAGAAGGAGGACCACTCCCACACGTCCTGCCCTGTTTGGGGACCAGCCGGACCTTACCCCGCTCATCGACACCAATTTTGGAGGCTTGCCCCCATCTCAGTCCACGAGGAGCTCCGGCTTTGACTTCGGAGGATTGGTGGAGAAGGCCTACGAAGAGCACGAGACCTCACCCCCACTGGTCTTCCCCCCTTCCCCTCCTGCTTCACAGCAAAGGCGACGTAGCCTCGGAGATCAACCCGGCCCGCCGCCAGAGCTCTTGTTGCAGGGCGGTGGGGACTGGGACAGCTCTGTGTGGGCCATGGAGCTGAGGGGAAACCTCATTGCCACAGGCCGGAGCAGCGGCAAATTGGAG CTGTGGGATGCAGTAGAGGGATCATTAAAATGCTGTAATGAAGACGGTGTATCCGGTATCACTGCATTAGCTTTTCACAACAACAG AATTGTGGCAGCGCGTTTAGATGGCTCATTAGACTTCTTCACTGTTGAGATCAATAAGCCCCTTGGCTTGCTGCAGTATCGTG GACCCCCAGGTCGGGGTAGTCTGCCCCCCTCACCCTGTTATAGCAGTGAAGATGTGATCAGCTGTCAGCTGACACGCTCAGTCCAGTGTGCCCACCAGAAACCTATCACTGTGCTTAAAGCTGCTGCTGGTAGGGTGGTAACCGGCAGCCAGGACCATACAGTCAGG GTGTATCGTTTAGAGGACTCTTGCTGTCTCTTCACCCTGCAGGGCCATTCGGGTGGCATTACTGCCATCTACATAGACCAG ACCATGGTTCTTGCCAGCGGGGGCCAAGATGGAGCCATCTGCGTGTGGGATGTCTTAACAGGGAGTCGTGTGAGCCACGTGTACGGTCACCGTGGTGATGTCACCTCACTGGTTTGCACAACTTCCTGTATCATAAGCAGCGGGTTGGATGACCTCATTTGCGTTTGGGACCGTAGCACAAGCATAAAACTGTACTCCATACAACAG GAGGTGGGATGTGGGGCCAGTCTGGGGGTAATCTCTGAAAGTTTGCTAGTGACGGGAGGTCAAGGGTGTGTTTCGTTCTGGGACCTGAACTACGGGGACCTTCTGCAGACCGTATACCTGGGCCAGAGCAGTGAGGGGCAGAGCGTCAGACAGCTTCTGGTTCTGGACAACGCTGCTATAGTCTGTGACTTTGGTAGCGAGCTCAGCCTGGTCTACGTACCTTCAGTTCTGGAGAAGTTGGATTGA
- the scap gene encoding sterol regulatory element-binding protein cleavage-activating protein isoform X2 yields the protein MTVRERLRQNISAAFYRHGLLCASYPVPIILFTSASILTCCYPLLKLPLPGTGPVEFTTGVRDYSVPSHEPQGDLSECPDWYQGPPVAYIQQVLVKAAVSPWDNSLVPVDVFRSPLGRVFSLLEEIRNHVYTDRSLEALCLQVTDLLPGLRRMQAVLPEHGCLLVSPGNYWQNRRDLFDADPDLLKTVHQHEPKGLHTSATLRDLLFGVPGKQTGVSLYGKKRVVTYTITIALSTYDARFVASLRARLKQLHPSVNCSLREDHMVHVHFKEEIGIAELIPLVTTYIILFAYIYFSTRKIDMVKSKWGLALAAVVTVLSSLLMSVGLCTLFGLTPTLNGGEIFPYLVVVIGLENVLVLTKSVVSTPVDLEVKLRIAQGLSNESWSIMKNMATELGIILIGYFTLVPAIQEFCLFAVVGLVSDFFLQMFFFTTVLSIDIRRMELADLNRRLPAEAGMPPPKPGPLRPRETPPPPRPSPHTITLQAPAFRNLRLPKRLRVVYFLARTRLAQRIIMVGTVIWIGILVYTDPAGLRTFLAAQVSEQSPLGEAGLPPHLGVAPVFPGGDPTSTLSVLPAPEPTPLPENQSQGHRPPYPGAAPESSPQITWGPTDEELWRRLSFRHWPSLFSYYNITLAKRYISILPVIPVTLHLSPQEAIDTRHPEDTHHAPPPSIKTSDLQTDLTLYKVAALGLFAGVVLVLLLFCLYRVLCPRNYGQNGVSHGRRRRGELPCDEYGYSPPISEISPLLLRGHSMDIECLASDGMLLASCCLAGQIRVWDAQTGDCLTVIPNKGLRRSSSSGCWEHRDGWDHISACEADSPMGAEFREVGCGTMGGPDVDIFPIRRRTTPTRPALFGDQPDLTPLIDTNFGGLPPSQSTRSSGFDFGGLVEKAYEEHETSPPLVFPPSPPASQQRRRSLGDQPGPPPELLLQGGGDWDSSVWAMELRGNLIATGRSSGKLELWDAVEGSLKCCNEDGVSGITALAFHNNRIVAARLDGSLDFFTVEINKPLGLLQYRGPPGRGSLPPSPCYSSEDVISCQLTRSVQCAHQKPITVLKAAAGRVVTGSQDHTVRVYRLEDSCCLFTLQGHSGGITAIYIDQTMVLASGGQDGAICVWDVLTGSRVSHVYGHRGDVTSLVCTTSCIISSGLDDLICVWDRSTSIKLYSIQQEVGCGASLGVISESLLVTGGQGCVSFWDLNYGDLLQTVYLGQSSEGQSVRQLLVLDNAAIVCDFGSELSLVYVPSVLEKLD from the exons TTATCCTTTGCTGAAGCTGCCACTGCCTGGGACCGGCCCGGTGGAGTTCACCACTGGAGTACGAGATTACTCTGTCCCATCCCATGAGCCTCAGGGTGACCTGTCGGAGTGTCCTGATTGG TATCAGGGTCCTCCGGTGGCATACATCCAGCAGGTGTTGGTCAAGGCAGCCGTTTCTCCATGGGACAACAGCCTGGTACCTGTGGATGTCTTCCGCTCTCCACTTGGGCGTGTTTTCAGTCTTTTGGAAGAGATTAGAAACCATGTTTACACCGACAG AAGTTTGGAGGCGCTGTGCTTGCAGGTGACAGACCTGTTGCCGGGGTTACGGCGCATGCAGGCGGTCCTTCCAGAGCACGGCTGCCTGCTGGTATCCCCTGGCAACTATTGGCAGAATCGGCGGGACTTGTTCGATGCTGATCCGGACCTCCTGAAGACCGTGCACCAGCACGAACCCAAAGGCCTTCACACGTCAGCAACTCTGAGAG ACTTGCTCTTTGGCGTCCCTGGAAAGCAGACAGGTGTGAGTCTCTACGGCAAGAAGCGAGTGGTGACATACACCATCACCATTGCACTAAGCACTTATGATGCAAG GTTTGTAGCCAGTCTCCGAGCTCGCCTGAAACAGCTTCATCCTTCGGTGAACTGCAGCCTACGTGAAGATCACATGGTACACGTCCATTTCAAAGAGGAAATTGGCATCGCTGAGCTCATCCCTCTAGTCACCACCTACATCATCCTCTTCGCTTATATCTATTTCTCCACCA gaaaGATCGACATGGTTAAGTCCAAATGGGGCTTGGCCCTGGCCGCCGTGGTCACGGTTCTCAGCTCGCTGCTCATGTCCGTGGGACTCTGCACcttgtttggcttgaccccaaCGCTTAACGGAGG GGAGATCTTCCCCTATCTGGTGGTGGTCATCGGTTTGGAAAACGTCCTGGTCCTCACTAAATCTGTTGTGTCAACTCCTGTCGACCTTGAAGTCAAGCTGCGCATTGCTCAAG GTCTAAGCAATGAGAGCTGGTCCATTATGAAGAACATGGCCACTGAACTAGGCATCATCCTCATTGGATACTTCACATTAGTACCAGCAATTCAG GAGTTCTGTTTGTTTGCTGTGGTCGGTCTGGTCTCTGATTTCTTCCTTCAGATGTTTTTCTTCACCACTGTGCTGTCTATTGACATCCGCCGCATGGAG TTAGCAGATCTAAACCGGCGTCTCCCAGCCGAAGCGGGAATGCCGCCACCCAAACCAGGCCCTTTACGTCCTCGAGAGACGCCACCTCCGCCCCGCCCTTCTCCTCACACGATCACACTTCAGGCTCCAGCTTTCCGGAACCTCCGCCTGCCCAAGAGGCTCAGGGTGGTTTACTTCTTAGCCCGTACTCGCCTTGCACAGCGAATCATCATG GTGGGCACTGTTATCTGGATCGGGATCCTTGTTTACACTGACCCTGCTGGTTTGAGGACTTTTCTTGCTGCCCAGGTGTCAGAGCAGAGCCCTCTTGGGGAGGCGGGACTTCCCCCTCATTTGGGTGTGGCTCCAGTGTTTCCTGGTGGAGATCCAACCAGCACACTGAGCGTGCTTCCTGCCCCCGAACCCACCCCCTTACCCGAGAACCAATCCCAGGGTCACCGCCCACCTTATCCAGGAGCCGCCCCGGAGTCAAGCCCACAGATCACCTGGGGCCCCACTGACGAGGAGCTGTGGAGGCGACTTTCTTTTCGCCACTGGCCTTCGCTTTTTAGCTATTACAATATTACGCTTGCTAAGAG GTACATCAGTATTCTCCCAGTCATCCCTGTTACATTGCATCTCAGCCCACAAGAGGCCATAGACACTCGTCATCCAGAGGATACACACCACGCTCCTCCCCCCAGCATCAAGACCTCTGATTTGCAGACAGACCTCACGCTTTACAA GGTGGCAGCTCTTGGACTTTTCGCTGGTGTTGTATTGGTGCTTCTGCTTTTCTGTCTGTACCGAGTGCTCTGTCCTCGAAACTACGGACAGAACGGTGTATCCCACGGTAGGCGTCGCCGCGGAGAACTTCCCTGCGACGAGTACGGCTACTCGCCGCCGATCAGCGAAATCTCTCCTCTGCTGCTGAGAGGTCACAGCATG GACATTGAGTGTCTGGCCAGTGATGGCATGCTGCTGGCCAGCTGTTGTCTCGCAGGACAGATCCGTGTTTGGGATGCGCAGACGGGGGATTGTCTTACTGTCATCCCTAATAAGGG TCTGCGAAGAAGCAGCAGCAGTGGTTGCTGGGAGCATCGTGATGGCTGGGATCACATTAGCGCTTGTGAGGCAGACAGCCCCATGGGGGCGGAGTTTCGGGAGGTAGGGTGTGGGACTATGGGGGGGCCAGATGTAGATATTTTTCCAATAAGAAGGAGGACCACTCCCACACGTCCTGCCCTGTTTGGGGACCAGCCGGACCTTACCCCGCTCATCGACACCAATTTTGGAGGCTTGCCCCCATCTCAGTCCACGAGGAGCTCCGGCTTTGACTTCGGAGGATTGGTGGAGAAGGCCTACGAAGAGCACGAGACCTCACCCCCACTGGTCTTCCCCCCTTCCCCTCCTGCTTCACAGCAAAGGCGACGTAGCCTCGGAGATCAACCCGGCCCGCCGCCAGAGCTCTTGTTGCAGGGCGGTGGGGACTGGGACAGCTCTGTGTGGGCCATGGAGCTGAGGGGAAACCTCATTGCCACAGGCCGGAGCAGCGGCAAATTGGAG CTGTGGGATGCAGTAGAGGGATCATTAAAATGCTGTAATGAAGACGGTGTATCCGGTATCACTGCATTAGCTTTTCACAACAACAG AATTGTGGCAGCGCGTTTAGATGGCTCATTAGACTTCTTCACTGTTGAGATCAATAAGCCCCTTGGCTTGCTGCAGTATCGTG GACCCCCAGGTCGGGGTAGTCTGCCCCCCTCACCCTGTTATAGCAGTGAAGATGTGATCAGCTGTCAGCTGACACGCTCAGTCCAGTGTGCCCACCAGAAACCTATCACTGTGCTTAAAGCTGCTGCTGGTAGGGTGGTAACCGGCAGCCAGGACCATACAGTCAGG GTGTATCGTTTAGAGGACTCTTGCTGTCTCTTCACCCTGCAGGGCCATTCGGGTGGCATTACTGCCATCTACATAGACCAG ACCATGGTTCTTGCCAGCGGGGGCCAAGATGGAGCCATCTGCGTGTGGGATGTCTTAACAGGGAGTCGTGTGAGCCACGTGTACGGTCACCGTGGTGATGTCACCTCACTGGTTTGCACAACTTCCTGTATCATAAGCAGCGGGTTGGATGACCTCATTTGCGTTTGGGACCGTAGCACAAGCATAAAACTGTACTCCATACAACAG GAGGTGGGATGTGGGGCCAGTCTGGGGGTAATCTCTGAAAGTTTGCTAGTGACGGGAGGTCAAGGGTGTGTTTCGTTCTGGGACCTGAACTACGGGGACCTTCTGCAGACCGTATACCTGGGCCAGAGCAGTGAGGGGCAGAGCGTCAGACAGCTTCTGGTTCTGGACAACGCTGCTATAGTCTGTGACTTTGGTAGCGAGCTCAGCCTGGTCTACGTACCTTCAGTTCTGGAGAAGTTGGATTGA